The Anastrepha ludens isolate Willacy chromosome 2, idAnaLude1.1, whole genome shotgun sequence genome contains a region encoding:
- the LOC128855884 gene encoding GATOR complex protein WDR24 isoform X2 — MQKFQDSRDRGVEDASTISMRICQEGHANALALNKECNQIAVAGRSLLKVFAIYSDGFTEVCNMRGGKNQNLSYSSNDVAWSSLDSNILATAATNGVVSVWDLSRFGQKKQLHVYNEHERTAHTVAFDIHDPHILVSGSQDGTIKQFDIRNEKSSYTYYSNSESVRDVKFSPHTQYVISAVSENGTVQLWDLRKGDKSILQFTAHSGPIYTCDWHPSKNWLATGSRDKQIKVWNMDGKASLEHTIHTIAVVGRVKWRPDRTYHIASCALVVDYSIHVWDIRRPYIPFASFNDHTNVTTGIAWKGDNSQLLLSTSKDSTIYRHAFRDAVRPALKANAQGASLGYRGDISFARKIKAIHAESAAQSSKMNSLTRQRSTNTEEQFHLAQSDVCQFFLKPSYTGYSAKVEVTHLKEHECFIGCAKELILTGRKLSDICEHNGSVTKKYGKHNATTLWNFIKVLYGTSEFSKQKYEIHRNSFSNQKSVQSSRRPTQITNAHEVLQWDRNEHNGNSSNDNIVDVDVQLDIDASSGVVGVGVGSGKQNYPPFGSVIISETQILNEITFDNFDLLREGFIYVGPPDFSKVHSHQETLLHHDVQAARPQLDLKAECKEISPPPNMPSVLKVTTTPAIPIWEPHQFVAESIMLQGDVGDVQTAISILIAMGEARKLLQIDDALIETWFQAYIDQLHRYQLWNEACKVVNLTWLRSVRELNQQSTSVHTNCGECGRPLGGSVGWYCQKCKSMQSSKCCVCGLIVRGLYAWCQGCSHGGHLEHIMDYFANHFKCPKCGHLCEYN; from the exons ATGCAGAAATTTCAGGACTCTCGCGATCGCGGGGTCGAGGATGCAAGTACTATTTCGATGCGTATCTGCCAGGAGGGGCACGCGAATGCGTTGGCATTAAATAAGGAATGTAACCAAATTGCTGTTGCGGGCAGAAGTC TCTTAAAGGTCTTCGCGATTTATAGCGATGGCTTTACGGAAGTGTGTAACATGCGCGGTggtaaaaatcaaaatcttAGCTATTCGTCGAACGATGTGGCGTGGAGCTCATTGGACAGCAACATATTGGCCACAGCTGCAACGAACGGTGTCGTTTCGGTATGGGATCTTAGTCGCTTCGGTCAGAAGAAACAACTGCATGTTTATAATGAGCATGAGCGCACTGCACATACAGTTGCCTTCGACATTCACGATCCCCATATACTCGTGTCGGGTTCACAAGATGGTACCATCAAGCAATTCGATATACGCAACGAGAAATCATCATATACCTACTATAGTAATTCAGAGTCTGTGCGTGATGTTAAATTTAGTCCACATACGCAATATGTGATATCAGCGGTTTCAGAAAATGGTACCGTCCAACTGTGGGATTTACGAAA AGGcgacaaaagtattttgcagtTTACAGCGCACAGTGGACCTATTTATACGTGTGACTGGCACCCGTCCAAAAACTGGCTGGCCACCGGCAGTCGCGataagcaaataaaa GTTTGGAATATGGATGGAAAGGCCTCACTGGAGCACACTATACATACGATCGCAGTGGTGGGCAGAGTAAAATGGCGGCCAGATCGAAC CTATCATATAGCCAGCTGCGCACTAGTAGTCGATTATAGCATCCATGTCTGGGATATACGTCGACCCTATATACCATTTGCTTCGTTCAATGATCACACAAATGTCACCACAGGTATCGCTTGGAAGGGTGACAATTCTCAGCTTTTACTTTCCACCAGCAAAGACTCGACTATTTATAGGCACGCATTTAGGGATGCCGTGCGTCCAGCATTAAAAGCAAATGCGCAAGGTGCTAGTTTGGGATATCGCGGAGATatttcttttgcgcgaaaaatcaAAGCTATTCATGCAGAGTCGGCTGCACAAAGCTCTAAAATGAATTCACTAAC TCGTCAACGTTCCACGAACACCGAAGAGCAATTTCATTTGGCACAGTCCGATGTGTGCCAGTTCTTTCTCAAACCATCG TACACCGGATATTCAGCTAAGGTTGAAGTTACGCATTTGAAAGAGCACGAATGCTTTATTGGCTGCGCGAAGGAGCTTATTTTGACTGGTAGGAAATTATCAGACATCTGTGAGCACAACGGTagtgtaacaaaaaaatacggcAAACACAAT GCAACCACTTTATGGAATTTTATTAAGGTGCTGTATGGTACCAGCGAATTCAGTAAGCAAAAGTACGAGATACATCGCAACTCCTTTTCGAATCAGAAAAGTGTGCAATCCTCACGCCGCCCCACACAAATAACGAACGCGCACGAAGTGCTACAGTGGGATCGTAACGAACACAATGGCAATAGTAGCAACGATAACATAGTCGATGTGGACGTGCAACTGGATATCGACGCGTCTAGTGGCGTTGTTGGCGTCGGTGTGGGGAGCGGTAAACAAAATTATCCACCCTTCGGTTCTGTGATAATCTCCGAAACGCAAATACTTAATGAGATAACATTCGACAATTTTGATCTTTTACGTGAAGGTTTCATATACGTGGGACCACCAGACTTTTCCAAAGTGCATTCACATCAAGAAACACTATTACATCATGACGTGCAAGCGGCACGCCCTCAATTAGACTTAAAGGCTGAATGCAAAGAGATTTCACCG ccaccCAATATGCCGAGTGTGCTAAAGGTGACAACGACGCCTGCCATTCCCATTTGGGAGCCACACCAATTCGTTGCCGAATCCATAATGCTGCAAGGCGATGTGGGCGATGTGCAAACTGCCATTTCAATACTCATCGCTATGGGTGAGGCGCGCAAACTACTACAAATCGATGACGCACTAATT GAGACGTGGTTCCAGGCATACATTGACCAGTTGCACCGCTACCAGCTGTGGAATGAGGCTTGCAAAGTGGTCAATCTTACGTGGCTGCGTTCAGTGCGCGAGCTGAATCAACAATCCACCTCAGTGCATACGAATTGCGGTGAATGTGGGCGTCCGTTGGGCGGCAGTGTGGGTTGGTACTGCCAAAAATGCAAATCGATGCAGTCGTCAAAATGTTGTGTTTGTGGTCTGATTGTGCGCGGCCTTTATGCCTGGTGCCAAGGCTGCTCGCACGGTGGTCACTTGGAACATATTATGGACTATTTCGCCAATCACTTTAAATGTCCGAAATGCGGTCACTTGTGTGAATATAATTAG
- the LOC128855884 gene encoding GATOR complex protein WDR24 isoform X1 produces MQKFQDSRDRGVEDASTISMRICQEGHANALALNKECNQIAVAGRSLLKVFAIYSDGFTEVCNMRGGKNQNLSYSSNDVAWSSLDSNILATAATNGVVSVWDLSRFGQKKQLHVYNEHERTAHTVAFDIHDPHILVSGSQDGTIKQFDIRNEKSSYTYYSNSESVRDVKFSPHTQYVISAVSENGTVQLWDLRKGDKSILQFTAHSGPIYTCDWHPSKNWLATGSRDKQIKVWNMDGKASLEHTIHTIAVVGRVKWRPDRTYHIASCALVVDYSIHVWDIRRPYIPFASFNDHTNVTTGIAWKGDNSQLLLSTSKDSTIYRHAFRDAVRPALKANAQGASLGYRGDISFARKIKAIHAESAAQSSKMNSLTSRQRSTNTEEQFHLAQSDVCQFFLKPSYTGYSAKVEVTHLKEHECFIGCAKELILTGRKLSDICEHNGSVTKKYGKHNATTLWNFIKVLYGTSEFSKQKYEIHRNSFSNQKSVQSSRRPTQITNAHEVLQWDRNEHNGNSSNDNIVDVDVQLDIDASSGVVGVGVGSGKQNYPPFGSVIISETQILNEITFDNFDLLREGFIYVGPPDFSKVHSHQETLLHHDVQAARPQLDLKAECKEISPPPNMPSVLKVTTTPAIPIWEPHQFVAESIMLQGDVGDVQTAISILIAMGEARKLLQIDDALIETWFQAYIDQLHRYQLWNEACKVVNLTWLRSVRELNQQSTSVHTNCGECGRPLGGSVGWYCQKCKSMQSSKCCVCGLIVRGLYAWCQGCSHGGHLEHIMDYFANHFKCPKCGHLCEYN; encoded by the exons ATGCAGAAATTTCAGGACTCTCGCGATCGCGGGGTCGAGGATGCAAGTACTATTTCGATGCGTATCTGCCAGGAGGGGCACGCGAATGCGTTGGCATTAAATAAGGAATGTAACCAAATTGCTGTTGCGGGCAGAAGTC TCTTAAAGGTCTTCGCGATTTATAGCGATGGCTTTACGGAAGTGTGTAACATGCGCGGTggtaaaaatcaaaatcttAGCTATTCGTCGAACGATGTGGCGTGGAGCTCATTGGACAGCAACATATTGGCCACAGCTGCAACGAACGGTGTCGTTTCGGTATGGGATCTTAGTCGCTTCGGTCAGAAGAAACAACTGCATGTTTATAATGAGCATGAGCGCACTGCACATACAGTTGCCTTCGACATTCACGATCCCCATATACTCGTGTCGGGTTCACAAGATGGTACCATCAAGCAATTCGATATACGCAACGAGAAATCATCATATACCTACTATAGTAATTCAGAGTCTGTGCGTGATGTTAAATTTAGTCCACATACGCAATATGTGATATCAGCGGTTTCAGAAAATGGTACCGTCCAACTGTGGGATTTACGAAA AGGcgacaaaagtattttgcagtTTACAGCGCACAGTGGACCTATTTATACGTGTGACTGGCACCCGTCCAAAAACTGGCTGGCCACCGGCAGTCGCGataagcaaataaaa GTTTGGAATATGGATGGAAAGGCCTCACTGGAGCACACTATACATACGATCGCAGTGGTGGGCAGAGTAAAATGGCGGCCAGATCGAAC CTATCATATAGCCAGCTGCGCACTAGTAGTCGATTATAGCATCCATGTCTGGGATATACGTCGACCCTATATACCATTTGCTTCGTTCAATGATCACACAAATGTCACCACAGGTATCGCTTGGAAGGGTGACAATTCTCAGCTTTTACTTTCCACCAGCAAAGACTCGACTATTTATAGGCACGCATTTAGGGATGCCGTGCGTCCAGCATTAAAAGCAAATGCGCAAGGTGCTAGTTTGGGATATCGCGGAGATatttcttttgcgcgaaaaatcaAAGCTATTCATGCAGAGTCGGCTGCACAAAGCTCTAAAATGAATTCACTAAC CAGTCGTCAACGTTCCACGAACACCGAAGAGCAATTTCATTTGGCACAGTCCGATGTGTGCCAGTTCTTTCTCAAACCATCG TACACCGGATATTCAGCTAAGGTTGAAGTTACGCATTTGAAAGAGCACGAATGCTTTATTGGCTGCGCGAAGGAGCTTATTTTGACTGGTAGGAAATTATCAGACATCTGTGAGCACAACGGTagtgtaacaaaaaaatacggcAAACACAAT GCAACCACTTTATGGAATTTTATTAAGGTGCTGTATGGTACCAGCGAATTCAGTAAGCAAAAGTACGAGATACATCGCAACTCCTTTTCGAATCAGAAAAGTGTGCAATCCTCACGCCGCCCCACACAAATAACGAACGCGCACGAAGTGCTACAGTGGGATCGTAACGAACACAATGGCAATAGTAGCAACGATAACATAGTCGATGTGGACGTGCAACTGGATATCGACGCGTCTAGTGGCGTTGTTGGCGTCGGTGTGGGGAGCGGTAAACAAAATTATCCACCCTTCGGTTCTGTGATAATCTCCGAAACGCAAATACTTAATGAGATAACATTCGACAATTTTGATCTTTTACGTGAAGGTTTCATATACGTGGGACCACCAGACTTTTCCAAAGTGCATTCACATCAAGAAACACTATTACATCATGACGTGCAAGCGGCACGCCCTCAATTAGACTTAAAGGCTGAATGCAAAGAGATTTCACCG ccaccCAATATGCCGAGTGTGCTAAAGGTGACAACGACGCCTGCCATTCCCATTTGGGAGCCACACCAATTCGTTGCCGAATCCATAATGCTGCAAGGCGATGTGGGCGATGTGCAAACTGCCATTTCAATACTCATCGCTATGGGTGAGGCGCGCAAACTACTACAAATCGATGACGCACTAATT GAGACGTGGTTCCAGGCATACATTGACCAGTTGCACCGCTACCAGCTGTGGAATGAGGCTTGCAAAGTGGTCAATCTTACGTGGCTGCGTTCAGTGCGCGAGCTGAATCAACAATCCACCTCAGTGCATACGAATTGCGGTGAATGTGGGCGTCCGTTGGGCGGCAGTGTGGGTTGGTACTGCCAAAAATGCAAATCGATGCAGTCGTCAAAATGTTGTGTTTGTGGTCTGATTGTGCGCGGCCTTTATGCCTGGTGCCAAGGCTGCTCGCACGGTGGTCACTTGGAACATATTATGGACTATTTCGCCAATCACTTTAAATGTCCGAAATGCGGTCACTTGTGTGAATATAATTAG
- the LOC128855886 gene encoding probable glucosamine 6-phosphate N-acetyltransferase isoform X1 — MVRWSEVGVNIKGMLKVKVRLKHNNKYKKRKIKEETYLYDPNILLQLNFHQSPAKFEPFISAAYPGENWLKVRPLKDGDYDRGFLKLLSQLTEVGHVTRTQFLTRFSQMKASGDYYVTVIEDTRKDEIIGAASLIVERKFIHNCAVRGRLEDVVVNDTYRGKQLGKLIVVTVSLLAQQLGCYKMSLDCKDKLIKFYESLGYVLIPGNSNSMTIRYDEGPAAVRHNNTALVGGDANNTSQTVSLDFAS, encoded by the exons ATGGTGCGCTGGAGTGAGGTAGGAGTAAATATCAAGGGAATGCTCAAAGTAAAAGTTCGCTTAAagcataataataaatataaaaaacggaAAATTAAG GAAGAAACTTACCTCTACGATCCCAACATTTTGCTGCAATTGAACTTCCATCAAAGTCCGGCCAAATTCGAGCCATTCATTTCGGCCGCATACCCTGGCGAAAACTGGCTTAAGGTGCGTCCACTAAAGGACGGTGACTATGATCGTGGCTTCCTCAAACTGCTCTCACAACTCACCGAGGTGGGACATGTGACACGCACGCAATTTTTaa CTCGTTTCTCGCAGATGAAGGCCAGCGGCGATTACTATGTAACTGTGATCGAGGATACGCGCAAAGATGAGATAATCGGTGCCGCTTCACTTATTGTCGAACGAAAATTCATACACAATTGTGCTGTT CGTGGCCGCCTAGAAGATGTGGTTGTCAATGATACTTACCGCGGCAAGCAGTTGGGTAAACT TATTGTGGTAACTGTCAGCCTGCTGGCTCAGCAACTGGGTTGTTATAAAATGTCACTAGACTGCAAGGATAAGCTGATTAAATTCTACGAGTCACTAGGCTATGTACTCATTCCCGGAAATTCGAATTCAATGACAATACGCTATGATGAGGGTCCAGCTGCAGTGCGGCACAATAACACAGCGCTAGTTGGTGGCGATGCTAACAACACCAGTCAAACTGTGAGCCTCGATTTTGCTTCCTGA
- the LOC128855886 gene encoding probable glucosamine 6-phosphate N-acetyltransferase isoform X2 gives MVRWSEEETYLYDPNILLQLNFHQSPAKFEPFISAAYPGENWLKVRPLKDGDYDRGFLKLLSQLTEVGHVTRTQFLTRFSQMKASGDYYVTVIEDTRKDEIIGAASLIVERKFIHNCAVRGRLEDVVVNDTYRGKQLGKLIVVTVSLLAQQLGCYKMSLDCKDKLIKFYESLGYVLIPGNSNSMTIRYDEGPAAVRHNNTALVGGDANNTSQTVSLDFAS, from the exons ATGGTGCGCTGGAGTGAG GAAGAAACTTACCTCTACGATCCCAACATTTTGCTGCAATTGAACTTCCATCAAAGTCCGGCCAAATTCGAGCCATTCATTTCGGCCGCATACCCTGGCGAAAACTGGCTTAAGGTGCGTCCACTAAAGGACGGTGACTATGATCGTGGCTTCCTCAAACTGCTCTCACAACTCACCGAGGTGGGACATGTGACACGCACGCAATTTTTaa CTCGTTTCTCGCAGATGAAGGCCAGCGGCGATTACTATGTAACTGTGATCGAGGATACGCGCAAAGATGAGATAATCGGTGCCGCTTCACTTATTGTCGAACGAAAATTCATACACAATTGTGCTGTT CGTGGCCGCCTAGAAGATGTGGTTGTCAATGATACTTACCGCGGCAAGCAGTTGGGTAAACT TATTGTGGTAACTGTCAGCCTGCTGGCTCAGCAACTGGGTTGTTATAAAATGTCACTAGACTGCAAGGATAAGCTGATTAAATTCTACGAGTCACTAGGCTATGTACTCATTCCCGGAAATTCGAATTCAATGACAATACGCTATGATGAGGGTCCAGCTGCAGTGCGGCACAATAACACAGCGCTAGTTGGTGGCGATGCTAACAACACCAGTCAAACTGTGAGCCTCGATTTTGCTTCCTGA
- the LOC128855889 gene encoding complex I intermediate-associated protein 30, mitochondrial, translating to MSILLRCTHRCIGSAVGSVYQSALQFQNLAQSPHFIHTSAVRATFWEREKKSGYKTQLPLPSKKELIVEGLRELKEEIKLWKEEMKEKLETDPILVYRPGEIDVVFNFKAENALDKWVVTTDADHREGKSTASLELSEAGAGLFHGNVNSEQVKDGIVKRTGYANMRTKRVRRSFKRESTYDWTQYNTLVMKVRGDGRSYLINLHTEGYFDLMWNDVYHYVLYTRGGPHWQFVKIPFSKFFLSSKGRIQDRQGPIRLDHVTHFGFSVAAKNNMDGVFRLEIDYVGLEYDPDHREEFAYEMYKTDKYIVAT from the exons ATGAGTATTCTACTGCGCTGTACACACCGATGTATTGGTAGCGCAGTCGGCTCCGTATATCAATCAGCGCttcaatttcaaaatcttgctcaAAGTCCCCACTTCATACACACAAGTGCAGTCCGTGCAACATTCTGGGAGAGAGAGAAGAAATCTGGTTATAAAACCCAACTGCCACTACCTTCCAAGAAGGAACTGATCGTCGAAGGCCTTCGTGaactaaaagaagaaataaaattatggaAGGAAGAAATGAAAGAGAAGCTCGAGACTGATCCGATATTAGTATATCGGCCAGGCGAAATCGATGTAGTGTTCAATTTCAAAGCGGAGAATGCGCTAGACAAATGGGTGGTCACGACGGATGCTGATCATCGGGAGGGCAAAAGTACAGCGTCGCTAGAACTGAGTGAAGCTGGTGCTGGACTCTTCCATGGAAATGTAAACTCGGAGCAAGTGAAGGATGGTATTGTGAAACGAACCGGCTATGCGAATATGCGTACAAAACGAGTGCGG CGCTCTTTCAAGCGTGAGTCAACATACGACTGGACACAGTACAATACCTTAGTTATGAAAGTACGTGGAGATGGACGTAGTTATCTTATTAATCTTCACACCGAAGGCTACTTCGACCTGATGTGGAATGATGTATATCATTACGTGCTATATACGCGTGGTGGGCCACATTGGCAATTCGTAAAG ATCCCCTTTTCTAAGTTCTTTCTATCATCGAAAGGACGCATACAAGATCGACAAGGCCCGATTCGTTTAGATCATGTTACGCATTTCGGGTTTTCAGTGGCCGCGAAAAACAATATGGATGGTGTTTTTAGACTAGAAATCGACTATGTTGGATTGGAATACGACCCAGATCATCGGGAAGAATTTGCCTATGAAATGTATAAAACCGATAAATACATTGTAGCGACCTAA
- the LOC128855888 gene encoding dehydrogenase/reductase SDR family protein 7-like, with translation MTLDVEGKCAAPGASGSDWSSLYFILGAVLMPVALPFVVFECYYRLRVKKYRNELAGKVVLITGASSGLGEALAHTFYKSGCKVILAARRVEELERVKRDLLALDASAVTYPPVVLPLDLAELKEIPDFGRNALSVYNKIDILINNGGISVRATAISSAVDVDLKVMVVNYFGSVALTKAILPSMLKQKNGHICFISSVQGKFALPYRSAYSASKHALQAFTDSLRSEIADKGVQVTCISPGYIRTQLSVNALTGSGKTYGKMDKTTASGMLPEKVADRILNAIVAQEKDVMISDIQAKLAYYVRYLCPPLYFWIISNRARKLERAEAAEHKKE, from the exons ATGACTCTGGATGTTGAGGGAAAATGTGCAGCACCAGGAGCCAGTGGTAGTGACTGGAGTTCGTTGTATTTCATTCTAGGCGCTGTTTTGATGCCGGTGGCGCTGCCTTTCGTCGTCTTCGAATGCTATTACCGCCTGAGagtcaaaaagtatcgcaatGAACTGGCAGGGAAG GTTGTCTTAATAACAGGCGCTAGCTCTGGCTTGGGCGAAGCTTTGGCCCACACATTCTACAAATCTGGATGCAAAGTAATACTGGCTGCACGACGCGTGGAAGAATTGGAGCGCGTAAAACGGGACTTGTTAGCATTAGATGcg AGCGCAGTGACATATCCACCGGTCGTCTTACCATTGGATTTAGCCGAGTTAAAAGAAATACCAGACTTTGGACGAAACGCGCTTAGCGTATATAATAAAATCGACATACTTATCAACAATGGTGGTATTAGTGTGCGTGCAACGGCCATTTCTTCTGCTGTGGATGTTGATTTGAAGGTGATGGTAGTTAATTACTTCGGCTCAGTGGCTCTTACTAAAG CAATATTGCCTTCGATGTTGAAACAAAAGAATGGACATATTTGTTTCATAAGTTCCGTGCAAGGAAAATTTGCTTTGCCCTATCGCTCGGCGTATTCAGCTTCGAAGCATGCCTTACAAGCATTTACCGACTCGTTGCGTTCCGAGATAGCTGACAAAGGTGTACAGGTGACATGCATTAGCCCGGGATATATTCGCACTCAACTGTCGGTGAATGCGCTTACAGGCAGTGGAAAAACTTATGGAA aAATGGATAAAACTACCGCTTCAGGTATGCTGCCGGAAAAAGTAGCCGATCGCATTTTAAATGCTATTGTTGCCCAAGAAAAGGATGTAATGATCTCAGATATACAAGCAAAACTTGCATATTATGTGCGCTATTTATGCCCACCATTGTACTTTTGGATAATTAGTAACCGCGCAAGGAAATTGGAAAGAGCAGAAGCTGCTGAACACAAGAAAGAGTAA